In Streptomyces nodosus, one DNA window encodes the following:
- a CDS encoding SDR family oxidoreductase, producing the protein MSSPDPQVRAARNHSTRTSPDERPWAATLRAGESSGTRGPVVAVTGAASGIGALLTERLAASDEIAQVVAIDERRGECASAHWHILDVRDPAIADKLRGADVVVHLALDLDLETDSAARTAYNVRGTQTVLTAAAAAGVHRVVLCTSAMVYGALPDNELPLSEDAELRATAEATGVGDLLEIERLARRAPRAHPGLNVTVVRPSVLVGGTDTALTRYFESPRLLVVAGSRPAWQFCHVEDLCGALEYAVLEKVDGELAVGCDGWLEQEEVEELSGIRRMELPSAVALGAAARLHRIGLTPSPAGDLAYTMYPWVVSGSRLHEAGWRPRWTNEEVLAELLEEVAGRHTVAGRRLGRKDATAAGAAGATVALLGAAAVVRRARKARRRI; encoded by the coding sequence GTGAGTTCCCCAGATCCGCAGGTTCGCGCAGCGCGAAACCATTCGACCCGTACGTCCCCCGACGAACGCCCCTGGGCGGCGACGCTGCGCGCCGGTGAGTCCTCCGGCACCCGGGGGCCCGTGGTCGCGGTCACCGGGGCCGCCTCCGGCATCGGCGCGCTGCTGACCGAGCGGCTGGCCGCCAGCGACGAGATCGCGCAGGTCGTGGCCATCGACGAGCGGCGCGGAGAGTGCGCGTCGGCGCACTGGCACATCCTGGACGTGCGGGACCCGGCGATCGCGGACAAACTGCGGGGCGCGGACGTCGTGGTCCATCTCGCCCTCGACCTCGATCTGGAGACGGACTCCGCGGCGCGCACCGCGTACAACGTCCGCGGGACGCAGACCGTGCTGACCGCGGCCGCCGCGGCCGGGGTGCACCGGGTGGTGCTGTGCACCTCCGCGATGGTGTACGGGGCGCTGCCGGACAACGAGCTGCCGCTGTCCGAGGACGCCGAGCTGCGGGCCACGGCGGAGGCGACCGGTGTCGGGGATCTGCTGGAGATCGAGCGGCTGGCGCGCCGGGCGCCGCGGGCCCATCCCGGCCTCAATGTCACCGTCGTACGGCCCTCGGTGCTGGTCGGGGGCACCGACACGGCGCTGACCCGCTACTTCGAGTCGCCCCGGCTGCTGGTGGTGGCGGGGTCGCGGCCGGCCTGGCAGTTCTGCCATGTCGAGGATCTGTGCGGTGCGCTGGAGTACGCCGTCCTGGAGAAGGTGGACGGGGAACTGGCGGTCGGCTGCGACGGGTGGCTGGAGCAGGAGGAGGTCGAGGAGCTGAGCGGGATCCGGCGGATGGAGCTGCCGTCGGCGGTCGCCCTTGGGGCCGCGGCCCGGCTGCACCGGATCGGCCTCACCCCGTCGCCCGCCGGGGACCTCGCGTACACGATGTACCCCTGGGTGGTGAGCGGGAGCCGGCTGCACGAGGCGGGGTGGCGTCCCCGGTGGACCAATGAGGAGGTCCTCGCGGAGCTGCTGGAGGAGGTGGCCGGGCGGCACACCGTGGCCGGACGGCGGCTGGGACGCAAGGACGCGACGGCGGCGGGGGCCGCGGGCGCGACGGTGGCGCTGCTCGGCGCGGCCGCGGTGGTGCGGCGGGCGCGGAAGGCGCGACGGCGGATCTGA
- a CDS encoding NUDIX hydrolase — MSLYDDAVLVLKRYEDQEELRRTYLDHLQAHPDGLWKACGAGHLTASALVIDPGLGRVLLTLHRKLGMWLQTGGHCEPGDPTLEAAALREAEEESGIAGLVPVPGGPVRLDRHPIPPPCHWHLDVQYAVVAPPDARHSVSEESLDVRWFPYDEVADVADESVVRLLEATRARL, encoded by the coding sequence GTGAGCCTGTACGACGACGCGGTCCTCGTGCTCAAGCGGTACGAGGACCAGGAGGAGCTGCGCCGGACGTATCTGGACCATCTCCAGGCGCACCCGGACGGCCTGTGGAAGGCCTGCGGTGCCGGGCACCTCACGGCGAGCGCACTGGTGATCGACCCCGGGCTCGGCCGGGTGCTGCTGACCCTGCACAGAAAGCTGGGGATGTGGCTGCAGACGGGCGGCCACTGCGAGCCGGGCGACCCCACGCTTGAGGCCGCGGCCCTGCGTGAGGCCGAGGAGGAGTCGGGCATCGCGGGTCTGGTGCCGGTGCCGGGCGGCCCGGTGCGACTGGACCGGCATCCGATCCCGCCGCCGTGCCACTGGCATCTGGATGTGCAGTACGCCGTGGTGGCGCCCCCGGACGCCCGGCACTCGGTCAGCGAGGAGTCGCTGGACGTGCGCTGGTTCCCGTACGACGAAGTGGCGGATGTGGCGGACGAGTCGGTCGTACGCCTGCTGGAGGCGACGCGCGCCAGGCTGTGA
- a CDS encoding AIM24 family protein, which yields MQSTLFAYQEQQTQDRYSLQNGQLLRVALDGRDDLLARKGTMVAFQGLVEFDAEYEYSGRQQMRAHTGEGLDLMRCHGQGTVYLANLAQYVHIMDVEQEGLAVDSSYVLAMDSSLHYEVVAVDSLYGISGSGKYQLNITGRGKVALMTSGAPLLMQVTPDKYINCDADAIVAWSTALRVQMQAQTHASGVWHRRGHTGEGWELSFMGTGFALVQPSELLPPQNAMIGPGLRAQYGMGQQGARGQNQGNVWS from the coding sequence ATGCAGAGCACGCTTTTCGCCTACCAGGAGCAGCAGACCCAGGACCGCTACAGCCTGCAGAACGGGCAGCTGCTGCGGGTCGCCCTGGACGGCCGGGACGATCTCCTGGCGCGCAAGGGCACCATGGTCGCCTTTCAGGGGCTGGTCGAGTTCGACGCGGAGTATGAGTACAGCGGTCGGCAGCAGATGCGCGCCCACACCGGCGAGGGCCTCGACCTGATGCGCTGTCACGGACAGGGCACCGTCTATCTCGCCAACCTCGCCCAGTACGTCCACATCATGGACGTCGAGCAGGAGGGACTGGCTGTCGACAGCAGCTATGTGCTGGCGATGGACTCCTCGCTGCACTACGAGGTCGTCGCCGTGGACAGCCTGTACGGCATCTCGGGCTCCGGCAAGTACCAGCTCAACATCACCGGTCGCGGGAAGGTCGCGCTGATGACCTCGGGCGCGCCCCTGCTGATGCAGGTCACCCCGGACAAGTACATCAACTGCGACGCGGATGCGATCGTCGCCTGGTCCACCGCTCTGCGGGTGCAGATGCAGGCGCAGACCCATGCGTCGGGGGTGTGGCACCGGCGCGGCCACACCGGTGAGGGCTGGGAGCTGAGCTTCATGGGCACGGGCTTCGCACTCGTCCAGCCCAGCGAGCTGCTGCCGCCGCAGAACGCGATGATCGGGCCGGGGCTGCGCGCACAGTACGGAATGGGACAGCAGGGGGCGCGGGGCCAGAACCAGGGCAACGTCTGGAGCTGA
- a CDS encoding M48 metallopeptidase family protein, with translation MPADPLHSAGQPQRSTTSQPTPGSRTSAIEVRRSARRRRTVSAYREGDRTVVLIPARMSEAEEQRWVTVMLDKLAAQENKRVIGDAQLAERAERLSAEYFEGQARPTSVRWVTNQNTRWGSCTPSEGSIRLSHRLQGMPEYVVDYVLLHELAHLLVPGHGPRFWRLLEAYPRTERARGYLEGVVAAERLPHQPAPAEEQGHGADPDMPPPAAGPHAG, from the coding sequence GTGCCCGCCGACCCACTGCACAGCGCCGGACAGCCACAGCGCAGCACGACGAGCCAGCCGACCCCCGGCTCGCGGACGAGCGCGATCGAAGTACGCAGAAGTGCGCGACGCCGCAGAACGGTCTCCGCGTACCGTGAGGGCGATCGCACCGTGGTGCTGATCCCCGCCCGGATGTCCGAGGCGGAGGAGCAGCGCTGGGTGACCGTCATGCTCGACAAGCTGGCCGCCCAGGAGAACAAGCGGGTCATCGGCGACGCGCAGCTGGCCGAGCGCGCCGAGCGGCTGTCGGCGGAGTACTTCGAGGGCCAGGCGCGGCCCACCTCGGTGCGCTGGGTCACCAACCAGAACACCCGCTGGGGCTCCTGCACCCCGTCCGAGGGCAGCATCCGGCTGTCGCACCGGTTGCAGGGGATGCCCGAGTACGTCGTCGACTATGTGCTGCTGCACGAGCTCGCGCATCTGCTGGTGCCCGGACACGGGCCGCGCTTCTGGCGGTTGCTCGAAGCGTATCCGCGTACCGAACGGGCCCGCGGCTACCTCGAAGGAGTGGTCGCGGCCGAGCGGTTGCCGCATCAGCCCGCGCCCGCCGAGGAACAGGGCCACGGCGCGGACCCGGACATGCCCCCGCCGGCCGCGGGCCCGCACGCCGGGTGA
- a CDS encoding zinc-dependent metalloprotease, translating to MSDTPFGFGLPPEEPENGDEGKKKDQQSGGGQGPANPFGFGSTGAGADNPLAAMFGSLNPTDLGAAFQQLGQMLSYEGGPVNWDMAKQIARQTVAQGTQDGTKDASVSPGERSAVQDAVRLADLWLDDATSLPSGAASAVAWSRAEWVEATLPAWKELVDPVAERVGAAMGDVLPEEMQAMAGPLIGMMRSMGGAMFGTQIGQAVGVLAGEVVGSTDIGLPLGPAGKAALLPLNVEAFGKDLGVPQEEVRLYLALREAAHQRLFAHVPWLRSHLFGAVEGYARGIKVDTAKLEDVVGQFDPQNPEELQQALQQGMFQPEDTPEQKAALARLETALALVEGWVDAVVHAAAKPRLSSADALRETLRRRRATGGPAEQTFATLIGLELRPRRLRDASRLWASLTDARGVDGRDGLWAHPDMLPTASDLDDPDGFVHREQLDFSELDKMLGEAADGGPAQRPNLDKGERAEGDDRGGDDTE from the coding sequence GTGAGTGACACCCCATTCGGATTCGGCCTTCCGCCGGAGGAGCCGGAGAACGGCGACGAGGGCAAGAAGAAGGACCAGCAGAGCGGTGGTGGTCAGGGTCCGGCCAACCCGTTCGGTTTCGGGTCGACCGGAGCCGGCGCCGACAACCCGCTCGCCGCGATGTTCGGTTCTCTGAACCCCACCGACCTGGGCGCCGCCTTCCAGCAGCTGGGCCAGATGCTCTCGTACGAGGGCGGCCCGGTGAACTGGGACATGGCCAAGCAGATCGCCCGCCAGACCGTCGCCCAGGGCACCCAGGACGGCACCAAGGACGCCAGCGTGAGCCCCGGCGAGCGTTCCGCGGTCCAGGACGCCGTGCGCCTGGCCGACCTGTGGCTCGACGACGCGACCTCGCTGCCGTCCGGCGCGGCCTCCGCGGTGGCCTGGAGCCGCGCGGAGTGGGTCGAGGCGACCCTGCCCGCGTGGAAGGAGCTCGTCGACCCGGTGGCCGAGCGCGTGGGCGCGGCCATGGGCGACGTGCTGCCGGAGGAGATGCAGGCCATGGCCGGCCCGCTGATCGGCATGATGCGCTCGATGGGCGGCGCCATGTTCGGCACCCAGATCGGGCAGGCCGTCGGCGTGCTCGCGGGCGAGGTCGTCGGCTCGACCGACATCGGTCTGCCGCTCGGCCCGGCCGGGAAGGCCGCCCTGCTGCCGCTGAACGTCGAGGCGTTCGGCAAGGACCTGGGCGTACCGCAGGAGGAGGTGCGGCTGTACCTCGCCCTGCGCGAGGCCGCCCACCAGCGTCTGTTCGCGCATGTGCCGTGGCTGCGCTCCCATCTGTTCGGGGCGGTCGAGGGCTATGCGCGCGGCATCAAGGTGGACACGGCCAAGCTGGAGGACGTGGTCGGCCAGTTCGACCCGCAGAACCCCGAGGAGCTGCAGCAGGCGCTCCAGCAGGGCATGTTCCAGCCGGAGGACACCCCCGAGCAGAAGGCCGCACTGGCCCGTCTGGAGACGGCCCTGGCGCTCGTCGAGGGCTGGGTGGACGCGGTGGTGCACGCGGCCGCGAAGCCGCGTCTGTCGTCCGCGGACGCGCTGCGCGAGACGCTGCGTCGCCGCCGCGCCACCGGGGGACCCGCCGAGCAGACGTTCGCCACGCTGATCGGTCTCGAGCTGCGTCCGCGCCGGCTGCGGGACGCCTCGCGTCTGTGGGCCTCGCTCACGGACGCGCGCGGGGTGGACGGCCGGGACGGCCTCTGGGCCCACCCGGACATGCTGCCGACGGCGTCCGACCTGGACGACCCGGATGGGTTCGTGCACCGCGAACAGCTCGACTTCTCCGAACTGGACAAGATGCTCGGCGAGGCGGCGGACGGCGGTCCCGCCCAGCGGCCGAACCTCGACAAGGGCGAGCGCGCCGAGGGCGACGACCGCGGGGGCGACGACACCGAGTGA
- a CDS encoding AIM24 family protein — protein sequence MNQPLADFAAAPVTARMENHGSHMLKVALQTGNDLFARVGSMVAYEGFIQYEPNPSAVRQMARDWITGEGAPLMKCSGDGLLYLADYGANVVVIDLDGDGISVNATNLLAFDAHLQWGVERVKGLAKFTGQGLWNTRISGQGWVALTSRGEPIVVDCGGGEDETYVDPDALIAWSPNLKVKGKRSFKAQSLIGRGSGEAYQMAFSGQGIVVVQPSEDSSDRLRIRG from the coding sequence ATGAACCAGCCGCTCGCGGACTTCGCCGCCGCCCCCGTCACCGCCCGTATGGAGAACCACGGCAGCCATATGCTGAAGGTCGCCCTGCAGACCGGGAACGACCTCTTCGCACGCGTGGGCTCGATGGTCGCCTACGAGGGGTTCATCCAGTACGAGCCCAATCCGTCCGCCGTACGCCAGATGGCGCGGGACTGGATCACCGGTGAGGGCGCTCCCCTCATGAAGTGCTCCGGCGACGGTCTGCTGTATCTCGCCGACTACGGGGCGAACGTCGTGGTCATCGATCTCGACGGGGACGGGATCTCCGTCAACGCCACCAATCTGCTCGCCTTCGACGCGCATCTGCAGTGGGGCGTCGAACGGGTCAAGGGGCTCGCCAAGTTCACCGGGCAGGGCCTGTGGAACACCAGGATCTCCGGTCAGGGCTGGGTCGCCCTGACCTCCCGGGGCGAGCCGATCGTCGTCGACTGCGGCGGCGGCGAGGACGAGACCTATGTCGACCCGGACGCGCTCATCGCCTGGTCCCCGAACCTCAAGGTGAAGGGGAAGCGCAGCTTCAAGGCACAGTCGCTCATCGGGCGCGGCAGCGGCGAGGCGTATCAGATGGCGTTCTCCGGGCAGGGCATCGTGGTCGTCCAGCCCAGCGAGGACAGCAGCGACCGCCTCCGGATCCGGGGCTGA
- a CDS encoding TerD family protein has protein sequence MAREFQRGHKARIGDLTAGTDLYVGVQISAPGLTFDISCFGLDADERLSDDRYFVFFNQPKTPEEAIQLLGPQAGDTESFRVTLDRIPPQIQKLSFTATIDGAGQMSDIGPGYLRIVAGGEEVARYPFDGAEFTTERAVMLGDFYLKDVWRFAAVGQGFDGGLEALLKNFGGEVLEEEPPAPQQSDAVPGFAPPAQATAPPAFAVPAAPAPAPPPTPAPAPAPPPLPQPAAQGFVPPPAPTPTAPVPTPSVHAAPTVIAPLYPPPGGTVPPPGPAPHAPVPPPGPPGPPPGYGGQPSAPTPPGPAQQPPHGQIPAQFAGQPGPPSPHASPQGAPRTGAGVSAALRLYKETPTGSRWTQQNKKLVRVDLGIGGQPVLARQGSMVLYQGKVDFHYKGAGVVGRIVGNATGQEMQLMRCTGQGQVFLAESATHLHLIELQGDAICVSAENVLAFDESLTYEVRRIEGHGIPGGALFTMQFHGTGTLVVKTHGTPVVLPVTPTTFADSNAVVAWSAAAQVIVSSQVSMRRNAYPGDSGEGVNLQFRAAPGSFVVVQPYEV, from the coding sequence ATGGCCAGGGAATTCCAACGCGGTCACAAAGCCAGGATCGGTGATCTCACCGCGGGCACGGATCTGTACGTGGGTGTGCAGATCTCCGCGCCCGGACTGACCTTCGACATCAGCTGCTTCGGTCTGGACGCCGACGAACGGCTTTCGGACGACCGGTACTTCGTCTTCTTCAACCAGCCGAAGACACCGGAGGAGGCGATTCAGCTCCTCGGTCCCCAGGCGGGTGACACGGAGTCGTTCCGGGTGACGCTCGACAGGATCCCGCCGCAGATCCAGAAGCTGTCCTTCACGGCCACCATCGACGGCGCCGGGCAGATGTCGGATATCGGCCCCGGATATCTGCGCATCGTCGCGGGCGGCGAGGAAGTGGCCCGCTACCCCTTCGACGGTGCGGAGTTCACCACCGAACGCGCCGTCATGCTGGGCGATTTCTATCTGAAGGACGTCTGGCGGTTCGCCGCGGTCGGCCAGGGCTTCGACGGCGGCCTCGAGGCCCTGCTGAAGAACTTCGGCGGTGAGGTCCTCGAGGAGGAGCCGCCCGCCCCGCAGCAGTCCGACGCCGTCCCGGGGTTCGCCCCGCCCGCCCAGGCCACCGCTCCCCCCGCGTTCGCCGTCCCCGCCGCCCCGGCGCCCGCACCCCCGCCCACACCGGCCCCGGCGCCCGCACCCCCTCCGCTCCCGCAGCCCGCCGCCCAGGGCTTCGTGCCGCCCCCGGCACCCACGCCGACCGCACCGGTACCCACGCCTTCCGTGCATGCGGCCCCCACCGTCATCGCGCCCCTGTATCCGCCGCCGGGCGGAACCGTCCCGCCGCCGGGTCCCGCGCCGCACGCCCCGGTCCCGCCGCCCGGGCCCCCGGGACCGCCGCCCGGCTACGGCGGGCAGCCGTCCGCCCCGACCCCGCCCGGCCCCGCTCAGCAGCCGCCCCACGGGCAGATCCCGGCACAGTTCGCCGGGCAGCCAGGGCCCCCGTCGCCCCACGCCAGTCCCCAGGGCGCCCCCCGGACCGGTGCCGGAGTGTCCGCCGCGCTCCGGCTCTACAAGGAGACGCCCACCGGCAGCCGCTGGACACAGCAGAACAAGAAGCTCGTCCGGGTCGACCTCGGCATCGGCGGGCAGCCCGTGCTGGCCCGCCAGGGCAGCATGGTGCTCTACCAGGGCAAGGTCGACTTCCACTACAAGGGCGCCGGTGTCGTCGGCCGGATCGTGGGCAACGCGACCGGCCAGGAGATGCAGCTGATGCGCTGTACCGGGCAGGGACAGGTGTTCCTCGCCGAGAGCGCCACCCATCTGCATCTGATCGAACTTCAGGGCGACGCGATCTGTGTCTCCGCGGAGAACGTGCTCGCCTTCGACGAGTCCCTCACGTACGAGGTCCGGCGCATCGAGGGGCACGGCATTCCCGGGGGCGCGCTGTTCACCATGCAGTTCCACGGGACCGGCACGCTCGTGGTGAAGACACACGGCACCCCCGTGGTGCTGCCCGTCACCCCGACGACCTTCGCCGACAGCAACGCCGTCGTCGCCTGGTCGGCCGCCGCCCAGGTGATCGTCTCCAGCCAGGTGAGCATGCGCCGCAACGCCTACCCCGGGGACAGCGGGGAGGGCGTCAATCTGCAGTTCCGTGCCGCGCCCGGCAGCTTTGTCGTCGTCCAGCCCTACGAGGTCTGA
- a CDS encoding molybdenum cofactor biosynthesis protein MoaE, whose product MTSHSDHPGERGTDDPVRLVAVRDTPLSVDEVFRAVGHEAAGGIALFVGTVRNHDGGAAVDALGYTCHPSAEAELRRVAEKIAANHPVRALAAVHRVGDLSIGDLAVVVAVACAHRGEAFDACRALIDDLKREVPIWKHQKFSDGTEDWVGA is encoded by the coding sequence ATGACATCCCACAGTGATCACCCTGGTGAGCGGGGTACGGACGATCCCGTCAGGCTGGTCGCGGTCCGGGACACCCCGCTCTCCGTCGACGAGGTCTTCCGGGCGGTCGGGCACGAGGCCGCCGGCGGGATCGCGCTGTTCGTCGGGACCGTGCGGAACCACGACGGCGGGGCCGCCGTGGACGCGCTCGGGTACACCTGCCATCCGAGCGCCGAGGCGGAGCTGCGGCGGGTCGCCGAGAAGATCGCCGCCAACCATCCCGTGCGGGCGCTCGCGGCCGTGCACCGGGTGGGGGACCTGAGCATCGGCGATCTCGCCGTCGTCGTGGCGGTGGCGTGTGCGCACCGGGGCGAGGCATTCGATGCCTGCCGCGCACTGATCGACGACCTCAAGCGCGAGGTCCCCATCTGGAAGCACCAGAAGTTCTCGGACGGGACCGAGGACTGGGTCGGCGCGTAG
- a CDS encoding TOMM precursor leader peptide-binding protein, producing MHPMMKPALRRGWRDLNTVQFGMAPAHAMVLGPVDTATGSFLPLLDGTRGLPLLREEARRTGLPDGHVDALVESLSGAGLLDDATGGGPGAEALRAKAAVMDRLRPDLASLSLVARGPGEPVRRLAARRSSRVQIRGAGRVGVVLASLLAGAGVGEVEVRDTGRVEPWDVAPGGLPADSVGERREEAARRAVRAAAPDRPPRRQRASRRTRHADLPFSLVILAPRDGVDVHAPDPFAAEPLIAGGTPHLYAGVAEGTGIVGPFVLPGDTGCAGCLDRGRAERDETWPRLVAQWRSGRPPRVQACDLALASAVAGVAAGHALAFLDGDTPSSAGARWEASVPRLDWHARPVWVHPACDCGAAEKGKEEHIPEDGAGHETMAERRPSENLSSTTHAARLSGTWRAHV from the coding sequence ATGCATCCGATGATGAAGCCCGCGCTGCGGCGCGGCTGGCGCGATCTGAACACCGTGCAGTTCGGGATGGCACCCGCACACGCGATGGTGCTGGGTCCGGTGGACACCGCGACGGGGAGCTTCCTCCCCCTGCTCGACGGGACTCGCGGACTGCCGCTGCTGCGGGAGGAGGCCCGCCGCACGGGCCTGCCCGACGGACATGTCGACGCGCTCGTGGAGAGCCTGTCCGGCGCGGGACTGCTCGACGACGCGACGGGCGGCGGACCGGGGGCCGAGGCCCTGCGCGCCAAGGCCGCCGTGATGGACCGTCTCCGTCCCGATCTGGCCTCGCTGTCGCTGGTCGCCCGCGGACCGGGGGAGCCCGTCCGTCGTCTGGCCGCCCGCCGTTCTTCGAGAGTCCAGATCCGCGGCGCGGGACGGGTGGGAGTGGTCCTGGCCTCGCTGCTGGCGGGCGCCGGTGTCGGCGAGGTCGAGGTCCGTGACACCGGCCGCGTGGAACCGTGGGACGTGGCACCGGGCGGACTGCCGGCGGACTCCGTCGGCGAGCGCCGGGAGGAGGCGGCCCGCCGCGCGGTGCGGGCCGCCGCTCCGGACCGGCCACCGCGCCGGCAGCGCGCCTCGCGGCGCACCCGCCACGCGGACCTGCCCTTCTCCCTGGTGATCCTCGCCCCACGCGACGGAGTGGACGTCCATGCGCCCGATCCGTTCGCCGCCGAGCCCCTGATCGCCGGCGGCACTCCCCATCTGTACGCCGGTGTCGCGGAGGGCACGGGGATCGTCGGCCCGTTCGTGCTCCCCGGGGACACCGGCTGCGCGGGATGCCTCGACCGGGGGCGTGCCGAGCGAGACGAGACCTGGCCGCGTCTGGTCGCCCAGTGGCGCTCCGGGCGCCCGCCCCGGGTCCAGGCGTGCGACCTCGCTCTGGCGAGCGCCGTCGCGGGGGTCGCCGCCGGACACGCGCTCGCCTTTCTGGACGGCGACACGCCCTCCAGCGCGGGTGCGCGCTGGGAGGCGTCCGTGCCCCGGCTCGACTGGCACGCACGACCGGTGTGGGTCCATCCGGCGTGCGATTGCGGGGCGGCGGAGAAAGGTAAGGAAGAACACATCCCGGAGGACGGGGCGGGTCACGAGACAATGGCGGAGCGACGGCCGTCGGAGAACCTGTCGAGCACGACACACGCGGCGCGGCTGTCCGGGACTTGGAGGGCGCATGTCTGA